GGTCACGTTTGGCGCACCGGGGCTAATGATGCGACGCAGTTCATCATTACTGATGATGTGATGATCAACGGTCAACCGCTCGCGGCCGGAGCATACAGTCTGCATACGATCCCGGGCAAGACCGAATGGACGGTTGTCTTTAACTCCGTTGCCAATCAGTGGGGCAGCTTCAGTTACGATGCCAAGAAGGACACACTCCGTGTCAAGGCAAAGCCCCAATCCTCACCACACAGTCAGGAATGGATGCTATTCACCATCGACCCCGTGACCGAGAATTCGGCAACGGTCAATATCCTTTGGGAAAAGATCTGGGTACCTTTCACGATCTCGGTCGATGTGCCGGTAGCGACGCTCAAGAATGCAAAAGCGGTGCTCGCTTCGGCTAAATCCGATGATTGGCGTACGCCGTTCAGGGCGGCACAATACGCGTCGCAAAACAAGCAAAACGACGTTGCCTCAGCTTGGTTCGAACAGGCGCTAAAGGCCGCCGACGAGTCGATCAAAGCTAAAGAGACGTTTGGCAATCTTTCAGGAAAAGCCAACATCCTGTTCGCAATGGGTCGCAGAGAAAGTGGCCTCGCTGTGGCTGATGCCGCGATCGCTAGAGGCAAAGCAGATAAAGCAGACACTGCGTCATTCGAGAAGCGGATCGCTGACATTCGCGCCGGAAAGAATTAGTCCTGCACTCTGAGAAAACGAAAAAAGGGACGGGCGATATTGCCCGTCCCTTTACCTTTGATCGTGTACTAGCTATGCCGACTTCTTATGGCACATCGTGCACTGTGTGGTCGTCGGCCCTTTGGTCGTCGGCACCGTCTTTTTGACCTCAGTGTGGCATCCGGCACACGTTCGATGATATGCCTGCTGATTGTTGAGCGAAATTACCGCTGCGCTTCCTTCGTGTTTGACTTCAGGGATCGCATCCAGCAACTTCGGCTTATCACCGGTGCGTGCGTGACAATCTCGACACGCATTTGCTCCGGCACCGGCAGGATCCTTCGCATAAAGTTCAGCCGTCAATGTTGTCGTTCGATCCGCAGGCCAAGCGGTCTTCAGCGGCGGAAATTTCACGATGTCGGCCGCCGGACGTGCCGTGTGGTGGCACGCTATACACGCTATGGCTCCACTCTGATCGATAGTATAGGTACCACCCGTATGTTTCTTATGGTCGAATGTGACCTGACCGAGCTTTGCTTCTTTAGCTAGCGTAATTACGTCTGGCATAGGCTTTGGATCTGCTTTCTGTGCACTTATCCGAGATCCGGTAAGTCCACTGACCACAAATACAAAGCCGCCTGCCAAAACTACTGCAATGATCGTTAAGATCGAATTTTTCTTCATCGACATATCCTCCAGCCTGATCGAAATTATACTGATTAAACAGTTGACTGCGCCGCCTACACTTCTAGAAAGTTTTCATTTTCATAATACACCGACCTAGTTGGATGTTGAAATGGCCCTGTATGTTGACCCGATAAATCTGAAATGAATCTTGATCTTTGTGACGTACCCGAGTTTCTCTAATTGCTCCAACGATCGCACGCCGCCTTAGCGATCTTTGCGATCACAGCCTCCCTGGTCTTTTCGTCCGCGGGCGAGTCAGATACGAGAACGGCGATCACGATATGTCGGCCGTTGGGCATTGTAATAATGCCGATGTCGTTAGTTGCGGCCGTAATACCGTCCTTTGTCGACGACGTTCCCGTCTTATGTGCAACCACATTTGCCGGCGGCAAAAGACCTTTTAGCCGTTTCGCACCGGTGCCGGTGTCGACCATTAACTTTAACAGCAGCTCACGATTTTCGGCCGAGATCCCATTCCCCTCGTGCAGACTTCTAAGCAATGTTACTGCCGAATTCGGCGTAATAAAATTCAGATACTGAGCTTGCGGATCGCTTGCTAACTCCTTTTCAGTACTGATCACCGCCAGGTCCTTAACGCCGATAGCAGACAAATAAAGCTGGATCTCGTCAGCACCACCGATCAGACGCATCAGGACATCGCTAGCCGTTCCATCGCTTTCGGACACCGCAGATCTGATCAACTCTGAAACGGTGAGAGCGGTTCCGTTGGGAAACTTGTCGCGGATCGGCGAATGCTGATCCGGGCCGACCATATCGACCGGCGTGACGCCGATCTGCTCATCGAGGGCAAACTTTTCGGCATCAACTGTGTATAACATTGCCATCGCAATCGGCAACTTATAGACGCTCTGCATCGGAAACCGCTGATCGCCGTTCAGCGAAACGCTCCTGCCGGATTCAAGTTCGACGGCCGCAACCCCGACCTTGCCCTTTGCCTCGGCAGCGATCGACTCGATCTGCTTTAGCAGTTCCGGGTCAGGCTTAAATTCGATATTACTTAAAGGTTTAGTCGGTGTCACCACTTCGGGTGGAGGCGTCGGAAAGCCCTTTGCGAGCTTCTCTGCCCGCTCACAAGCGGGAACAGCAAGGCACGTAGCGATCAACACACAACTTAGAAACTTATGCATACGCCAAACTGATCACCGGATCCGCAAAACCTCTTATCCAAGCAACACGCCCTCAATTCCGCACGGGATCGAGTAGACGCTGTCATTTGTCGCGACGATCATCTCGCCTTTTCGCGTAAAGCAAAGGCCGACAACATTGTTTCCAGCGACGAAATGCTCGCCGGCAGAGCCATCCGGTAAAATTCGTGTGATGCCGTGATGGCCCCTGTAACAGCCTGCAACGTAGAGATTTCCCGCTTTGTCGAATGCCAGGCCTTGCGGGCGACCGAGCCCGCGGAAAAATCGCTCGTCAAATCCCTCGTGGTCGATCACGTGAACAGCATCAAAACTAGCGAGTCCGGGTGCCGAGACATACAACTGCTCATCCGGGCCAAAAGCCAGATGATATGCCGCAACAGACGGCTCAATAACGGCGAAAGTTTCGACGATACCTAATTCCTTAACCCTATGTATCGTCCCTGAGCGGTCGCCGACATACATCTCGCCGTTTTTGTCGAAGGCGATCCCCGTCGCTACCCCTAACCCGGTCGCGTAAACCGAGCTAGTCCCATCACGGTCCATCAGATAAACCTCGCCGCGGGCTCGATTTGTCACAAACATTCTGCCCTCGCGGTCAAAAGCGATACCGGTCGGATTAAGTATCTCGTAGGGCATATCATCGAGAAATCCATCCGGCTCAAGCCGAAACAGTGTTTCATCGAGTTGTTGGCCGCGAGAACCTGAACGCGTAAGTATTAGTGCATCATCCAGCGGATCAACGGCGGGATTGGCGACTATATGCATCCCGCCGGCTAGTTTCTTGCCGATCACAATTGGGAATGGTTCGCTTTGCCTGCCCTCGACCTCTAAATGGATCTGAGTATGTATCGACCCGACAATGTCGGGAACGACGGCCAACACCCTGGACGATGATGCCGCAACAATCCGGCACTTTTCCCCTCCGACAAATACTCCATTGCCGCCACGCATATTTGCCGAAAAACCATCGATTTCGATGGCAATCTCCGCTCCAGGTATCGCGTATTTAGGCTCGACCGACTTGATTGTTCCTGATTGATTCATTTTATAAACTGATTTTACGCTGACCGGGAACGTGTGTCGAATTACGCTCCGCAGCATATTTGAGCAAAAAAGCACGGCAACCCGTGTGAGGCTGCCGTGCTCCTGACTTCTGCAGTCTGACGTTAGTTATTATCGTTCGGCGATCGGTACGTATTTGAGATCGCGTGCTCCAATATACTCAGCACGCGGCCGAATGAGTTTGTTATTAGCGTACTGCTCGAGAATGTGGCCCGTCCAGCCTGAAATTCGGCTGACGGCGAAGATGGGAGTGTACATATCGAGAGCGATCCCCATCAGGTAATACGTCGATGCCGAGTAAAAATCGACATTCGGGTGCATTCCCTTTTTCTCAAGCATAAGGTGCTCAATCCGCTGCGACATCTCGTACCACTTCATCTCGCCCTTTTTCTCGCCCATATGACGCGAATATTTGCGAAGCCATGTAGCACGCGGATCTTCAGTCTTGTACACGGCGTGTCCGATGCCCATTATCTTACGTTTCTCTTCGAGTGCCTTGTCGAGCCATCCGTCCACGGCTTCAGGGCTGCCGATCTCGAGGAGCATCTTCATAACATTGGTGTTGGCTCCGCCGTGCAGTGGTCCGGCGAGGGCGGCGATGCCTGCAGTCACAGCACCGTACATTCCGGCCAGTGTTCCGGAAACGACGCGTGTCGTAAATGTCGAAGCGTTTAGCTCGTGATCGGCGTGGAGAATGAGGCAGACGTCGAACATCCTTTCTTCATCGGCGTCCGCACGCTCACCGCGGGTCATATACAAGTAGTTGGCCGCGATGCTAAGGTCGTGATCCGGCGCGATTACTTCCTTTCCATTACGGATCCGATCCCAGGCCGCGGCGATGGTTCCGATCTGCCCGGTAAGTTTGGTCGCCGCCTTGGTCGCTCTCGCCCGGTCGGTCCCGTGTCCGTCCTTGTCGTAAAAATCCAGCGCCGAGACCACCGTCCGAAGTACGTCCATCGGATCAGCGTCTTTCGGAAATTGCTTCATTAACGCGATAACCTCAGCCGGAGCCTCATAGTTTGCTCGCAGCTCGGCTTTCAGTCCATCAAGCTCATCCTGTTTCGGCAGTCTTCCGTGCCACAAGAGATATATGACCTCTTCGAACGTTGAGTGTTCGGCGAGATCGTGTATGTCATAACCCTGATATATAAGAATTCCCTTCTCGCCATCCACGTCGCCGATGGCACTTTGAGCTGCCACGACTCCGCGAAGGCCGGCGGTTGCTGATGATTCGGTTGCTGTACTCATTTTAATATCGACTCTCTATTAAATTTGCGTTTTTATCCAAACAGTCATTTTATAATGAGGTTGGCCGTTGTTACAAGTAAGGCGGGGGCCTACCGTAAATTTGCGAGAGCTGATGTCAGTACTTCATCACCCCAAAGAGCCGAAATTTCAAAAGCACCAATTCCCGTGTGAAGATCGTTTCCGCTGTCGACCACGTTGAGGAAGTATAAAAAAATTACCCACGATTCGAAGCAAGCCTCCAAAGGAGAACCACACAAGGCTTGCTTCGAATTCGTGGATAAAACCTTACAAAATAGAGATGCTCTTACACTCACAAATGGTTTGCCGGTAAGTAAAACTTTATCTATCTGATCTGAGTTTCGTACGCGGTCTTGATACGCAGCTGTTGATTTCGATTCAACTTGATGTGCTTTCCGCGCTCGATAACGACGGCTCCGACACCAAAAGCTGCTCCGAGCCCTGCTCCGACCGCCGCACCGACCGGCCCTGCCACTACTGCACCGACGACAAGCCCCGCACCGGTTGCCCCGCCGATCTTGATGCCATCGCTCTTATATGAGCTCTTGCCCACGGCCGTACCTTCAGTGTTAACGACCTTGATATTGTCGCCCTTGACCGGCATTACTTCGGTAAGGGTCGCATTAAAGTTGCTCCATCGCGTTTCATTTAACAAAATGCGGTCGAATGAAAGCTGTAGCTCTGAACGCCGTTTGATCCTACCCGGAGATTTGATCCTCGACACACGCCCCTCGATGATCGCTCCTGCGATCTCGGACGGCGACACGACCTTTGCCGTAAATTTCTCCCCCTCACGACTTTTGTCGGTGCTAAGATCCTCTTGCAATTCGAGCAAAAGCTCGGTGTCGCGCGGAATGATCACTATCGCTCCGCTTTGTGTCACAAAGGTATTAACGGGCGAATCACTGACAGCGTAGTTAACTTCGGTCTGGGTTGCGGCAGTTGTCGCGACACGATTCTCTGCAACATTGTTTTCAGGGATCACGCTATTGCTTTGCGAACCGGTCGGGATCATCCCTCGCTTTTTGATATTCGTAGGCAAGGCTGATTCAAATGAACGCTTTTCAAATCCCGTGTTATAGCCCGACTCAAACCCCTGTTGGTATCCGTCGCGGTAATCCTCGACCGTTCCATAATCGCGGTTAAACGCCCGGTCGGCCTTTGTGTAGTCGGCGTGACGCGAATAGTTTTTGGCGAGGCTGTCGATCGTGTCACGGTAACCGGACATATATCCGTCAGAATAACCTGTCCGATATCCACGCTGGAGGGCGATGTTCAGATCCTTGGCCTGTGCGTTTACCGGGGTGACCAGAGCCAATGCTAGTAAGACATTGCTTAAGGCCAATCCCAAAAACACCACGAGAATACTCTTTGCGATTTTCATAAGAACTCCTTTGCTTTTGTTGTGGTAGAGAACGTAAACCAATTTTTCTAGAGTAAGTTATACAGCAATACTTGAATTAATACAAGAGATTTTTTACAGAATTTTATCGATTTTTTCCACAGGCATACTTAAGAGCTCGCATAACGTGTTATGCGTATTTTGTGGATTCTTAGGCCGAGGTTGTACAGCACGAAAAAGGGCGACAGGAAATTTGCCCTGTCGCCCGACCTATCGATGTTTAAGTTAGATCAAAAGCTTTTACGGAAAAGGTACGATGCTCGTAAGAAAAATGTCCGGCTGTTTCTTTCAAATCCGGGCTCGAACTGCCCGGTAAATGGGCTGTATCCCTTGTAGTTGAAGTTATCGTTATACCCGACGTAGAAAGCCGTACCCGGATTCGGGTTCCAGCCAAAGAGAAACTGGCCGCTGGCATTCGAATTTAGCGTGTCGTAGTCCCAACGTGCCTTGACATAAATAAAGCGAGTGAACTGATACGTAGATCGCACGGTAAAGATATTCGTATCGTATGCCGTTTTCTTATTATCATTTCGCGTTAGACGACTCTTAGTGTAATCCATCGAAATTCTCAGCGGTTCAGACGGCTTATACTCAAATCCCACGTTTGCATCAAATTGCCATCCGCTACCCGGATCAAGTTGTGGCGGTTCGGCAAAATTCGGATATGGATTGTTTATCGGATCCGCTTGGTATGCATAAAGCCCGGCGATGTAGGTCTGATATTCGGGGCCGCCTAGATAAGTCGAAAACGCGGGACTCGAACGCGGATATCTCGGTCCGGCGCCAAAATCGTAGTCGAACGCGTTGAAGATAGACCCAACAAATCCGTAGATCGAAAACTGCTTACTGACCGTCTTGTTGGCGTTTATGCTGACATAAGGCTGAGTCGCTGAACGCGTAGGATCACCAAAAAATGCACCGAGCCGATTATTTGCTGGATTTCGAGTTGGACCAAATTCGTGCTCATAGATTTTTTCATATTGAACGCCGAATTCGGCGTGAATTGACATATTGCCCTGCAAACTCAGATCCACATTATTTCCGACCAACCCGAATTGCGTGCGGCCCTTCCAGTCCAGTCCATACTTCGCGAACTGAACCCAATTGGCTCGGATGATGGTCGCATTGGGGTTGGACTTTGTGCTAACCCGATTGGCAAAAAAGAACGAGTTTGTATCGGTGCGGCTCGTAAATCCGGCATCCGTACGATAATCAGCGGTGGTGCCTTCGGCTTCGAGGAACCAACCGTGACGGTCGGTCGTGTAATCGATATTGAATGAATAGCCAAACCCATTTCCGGTCCGATATTTTGCTCGATCGAGATTTGGGTCATAAAAGAATTTTCGCGAATGGGTCCCGAGAACCTGAAACTTCATGACCGTCTTCGGATCAAGCTTAAAGGTGCCGTCGAAGCCACCGGTAAAGTTCCGATTTTTAGGGAATGTTCGAGCTGTCGCATAGAATCCGACGTTGTTTTCTTTCCCAAAATCACGCTTAAGGCGAAGCACGCCGAAAAATGCGTTTTTGTCGATAAACTCTTCTATGCCACATCGGCGTTTATTATTCGGCGGATCAAACTCTCTCGCCCGTTGGCAGTTCAGCAATTCGCCGCGCTCATCATCCGAGTAATTGCCGGGGGCATTGTCCGACGCCACTAAAATGCCAAATGTGTTGCGTCCGATCTTGCCAGTTAGTTTGGCCGCCAGATCAGGGTCGACAATTGTCCGCGAATAAAATGGTTGCAGCGGCGAACTGAAAATATCTTTACCTTCGAGAAAAAAAGGCCGCTTTTCCTCAAAGTAGATCGGGAAACGCTGGTTGGCCGAGACCACAGGTGCGTCAGCCTCGATCTCGGCAAAGTCAGGATTCACAGCGGCGTCGAGAGTCACATTCGGCGAAAGATTGTACTTAAGGTTTACGCTTAGGTCGGGCTTGACGGGATCATTGACGAAGCGGCCTGGATCGCGGATGCCGATCGGGTTAAAGACCGGATCATACGGGCCCAGAGTCCCAAATCCTGCATTGTTGATCGTCCTTTTTCGATTTCCGGTTTGGGAAACGGTGATGCTCGGAACGACCTCGAGGGTACGTTCATATTTGACCTCATCGAGCCCTGTGATCTTGCCGTGCTTGATCAACGTACCCGAAATATTTCGATCATCCGGCATCCATTGATCAAATTCGTCGTTAAACCGATCTATGTTACGGGCAACATTAAAGCCCCAATACTTACCCTTTCCTGCGGAATACCTCAATGATTTGAAGGGTATCTTAGCTTCGACCGACCATCCCCAGTCGAGTATCACGCCCTTCGACTCCATTACAATATCGACGGTAAAATCAGCCCCTGAACCTTCGGTAAAAATGCCGTCCTGCTGGATCCCAAGCGGATTAAACCCAAGGATGTATGCCCGTCTTTGATCGTCGTAGGTATCGAGCCACATTCTCACGTTGTCTTCGTTAAAGACATTGTCCCGTTTAGCAAGCGTCGCCCTGATCTTGTCCGGTTCATCCCAGCATCGAAAAGCAACGTACAGATTTTTTTCGTCATACATCATCAAAACCTCGGTCGGTTTTGACGGTGCTGTATTATTGCCGGGGTTTGTCTGATAAAAGTCCTTAAATACAGCCGCTTGTTGCCAGGCCGCGTCATCGACCTTACCGTCGATCACGATCGAAGCGGCATTTCGAGGTACGACAATGGGCCTTGTCTTTTCGGCGGGAACCTCGATATTGCCGACTCGCTTCCCCGCTCCGGCAGTCGTTGATGAAGGCCCAGAAGCTGATGTCGACGTCGTCTGCCCGATCGCTAACTGCGAGAATAATAATATTGCAAATACTGCTGCGTAAGATCTCATTACTATATAGGGGATAAAATGCGGTGCACTTCACGCGGCACGTTAATATTAGGCACTGTCTAAAACGATTTGTCAGTCGGAAAGTTTCAATTTTGCGACGGCGGAATGTCTTGTGAGAACTTTATCTATCTTGCAGCACGCAATTCGTTTGAATTGCGGAGGATGATCGCCCCATCAGTGGTGACGGTATAGGTAGGGCCACCGCTACCGATGCGTAGCCGTTTTGACGATTCGCTGCTGCTGAGCGTTGTGGCCAACAGGCCCTGAAGCTTGATCTCCGGTGACTTGGCGTCGATATCTGCGTTTGAAGCGTCAGATAGTGTGACGGTTATGCTTCCCGAATCACCCCGCGCGGTCAATTTATCAAACGAACCTTCGAGATTCAGATCACCATCTTTGGTTTCGGCTGTAAGTTCGCCCTTGAATCCGATCACACGGACGCTGCCGCTCGTATTGCTAAAATGGAGTTTTCCCTCGACATCGCGGACGTTGATAGACTGCTCATCGCCCTTTAGGTCGATCTCACCGTTGATGCCCTCGAGCCTGATCTCACCATCGGTTGAGAGCTTGATCGCGGCTTTTCGCGGGACAAATATCTCGACGATTGAACGCGTAAGCCCACCTTCAAAGGGCCAACTCTCGTTTACCGCTTCATTGAGATCGCGAACCGTAAGCTCTAACCCGGAATCGTCATGTCTTTCGCTGATGTCAAGTAGCTTTCGGCTGCGGGCGCTTGAGAGTTGCGAGATCGAGTATTTGATCTCATCCCGATCCCACCCGGTGATCTTAACGGACGCCCCGCGTACATCGACGATCAGTTTCGGGGTTCCTTTGACCTTGAATGTTTCACTCTTTTTTTCGACCTTCGGTACCGATCGCTCAAACGATGCATCTGACATTCCGGTTAAAATAGCTCCGGCCCGGTCGAGATTTCGTCTGAGTTCATTCTGCACATCGGCCGATTTCATCGCTTCGGTTATTGCCTGCTCGATCTCGGGCCGTGCCTTTTCCATTTCGATTCGGGCCTCCTCTAAGGCCGCTTTCGAGACTTTGGCCGAATCTTTAATTGCTTTTCCGATCTCTTTGTTGACCTTTGCCGTATTGACACGGGGCATCCCGATGGCTCGGTTCGCATCGCTATCCCAGGATTCATCGTCTTTATCCTTCTCCATCAGCAAGTTGGTCGCCGGGCTGGACGTTCGTCCGTCATTCTGCCGCGACACTTTCAGATCACCATTGACGCTGCTCATTTTGACC
This is a stretch of genomic DNA from Chloracidobacterium sp.. It encodes these proteins:
- a CDS encoding DUF2911 domain-containing protein gives rise to the protein MSMKQIFNTIFLSAVALVFAATIASAQAGALKMPNASQKASVTQTIGVTDVTINYFRPGVKGRKVWGDATAELNAKGEATLDNGNTRAADAPMVPYGHVWRTGANDATQFIITDDVMINGQPLAAGAYSLHTIPGKTEWTVVFNSVANQWGSFSYDAKKDTLRVKAKPQSSPHSQEWMLFTIDPVTENSATVNILWEKIWVPFTISVDVPVATLKNAKAVLASAKSDDWRTPFRAAQYASQNKQNDVASAWFEQALKAADESIKAKETFGNLSGKANILFAMGRRESGLAVADAAIARGKADKADTASFEKRIADIRAGKN
- a CDS encoding cytochrome c3 family protein; the encoded protein is MKKNSILTIIAVVLAGGFVFVVSGLTGSRISAQKADPKPMPDVITLAKEAKLGQVTFDHKKHTGGTYTIDQSGAIACIACHHTARPAADIVKFPPLKTAWPADRTTTLTAELYAKDPAGAGANACRDCHARTGDKPKLLDAIPEVKHEGSAAVISLNNQQAYHRTCAGCHTEVKKTVPTTKGPTTTQCTMCHKKSA
- the bla gene encoding class A beta-lactamase, with the translated sequence MHKFLSCVLIATCLAVPACERAEKLAKGFPTPPPEVVTPTKPLSNIEFKPDPELLKQIESIAAEAKGKVGVAAVELESGRSVSLNGDQRFPMQSVYKLPIAMAMLYTVDAEKFALDEQIGVTPVDMVGPDQHSPIRDKFPNGTALTVSELIRSAVSESDGTASDVLMRLIGGADEIQLYLSAIGVKDLAVISTEKELASDPQAQYLNFITPNSAVTLLRSLHEGNGISAENRELLLKLMVDTGTGAKRLKGLLPPANVVAHKTGTSSTKDGITAATNDIGIITMPNGRHIVIAVLVSDSPADEKTREAVIAKIAKAACDRWSN
- a CDS encoding gluconolaconase; protein product: MNQSGTIKSVEPKYAIPGAEIAIEIDGFSANMRGGNGVFVGGEKCRIVAASSSRVLAVVPDIVGSIHTQIHLEVEGRQSEPFPIVIGKKLAGGMHIVANPAVDPLDDALILTRSGSRGQQLDETLFRLEPDGFLDDMPYEILNPTGIAFDREGRMFVTNRARGEVYLMDRDGTSSVYATGLGVATGIAFDKNGEMYVGDRSGTIHRVKELGIVETFAVIEPSVAAYHLAFGPDEQLYVSAPGLASFDAVHVIDHEGFDERFFRGLGRPQGLAFDKAGNLYVAGCYRGHHGITRILPDGSAGEHFVAGNNVVGLCFTRKGEMIVATNDSVYSIPCGIEGVLLG
- a CDS encoding citrate synthase (catalyzes the formation of citrate from acetyl-CoA and oxaloacetate), with the translated sequence MSTATESSATAGLRGVVAAQSAIGDVDGEKGILIYQGYDIHDLAEHSTFEEVIYLLWHGRLPKQDELDGLKAELRANYEAPAEVIALMKQFPKDADPMDVLRTVVSALDFYDKDGHGTDRARATKAATKLTGQIGTIAAAWDRIRNGKEVIAPDHDLSIAANYLYMTRGERADADEERMFDVCLILHADHELNASTFTTRVVSGTLAGMYGAVTAGIAALAGPLHGGANTNVMKMLLEIGSPEAVDGWLDKALEEKRKIMGIGHAVYKTEDPRATWLRKYSRHMGEKKGEMKWYEMSQRIEHLMLEKKGMHPNVDFYSASTYYLMGIALDMYTPIFAVSRISGWTGHILEQYANNKLIRPRAEYIGARDLKYVPIAER
- a CDS encoding carbohydrate binding family 9 domain-containing protein, with protein sequence MRSYAAVFAILLFSQLAIGQTTSTSASGPSSTTAGAGKRVGNIEVPAEKTRPIVVPRNAASIVIDGKVDDAAWQQAAVFKDFYQTNPGNNTAPSKPTEVLMMYDEKNLYVAFRCWDEPDKIRATLAKRDNVFNEDNVRMWLDTYDDQRRAYILGFNPLGIQQDGIFTEGSGADFTVDIVMESKGVILDWGWSVEAKIPFKSLRYSAGKGKYWGFNVARNIDRFNDEFDQWMPDDRNISGTLIKHGKITGLDEVKYERTLEVVPSITVSQTGNRKRTINNAGFGTLGPYDPVFNPIGIRDPGRFVNDPVKPDLSVNLKYNLSPNVTLDAAVNPDFAEIEADAPVVSANQRFPIYFEEKRPFFLEGKDIFSSPLQPFYSRTIVDPDLAAKLTGKIGRNTFGILVASDNAPGNYSDDERGELLNCQRAREFDPPNNKRRCGIEEFIDKNAFFGVLRLKRDFGKENNVGFYATARTFPKNRNFTGGFDGTFKLDPKTVMKFQVLGTHSRKFFYDPNLDRAKYRTGNGFGYSFNIDYTTDRHGWFLEAEGTTADYRTDAGFTSRTDTNSFFFANRVSTKSNPNATIIRANWVQFAKYGLDWKGRTQFGLVGNNVDLSLQGNMSIHAEFGVQYEKIYEHEFGPTRNPANNRLGAFFGDPTRSATQPYVSINANKTVSKQFSIYGFVGSIFNAFDYDFGAGPRYPRSSPAFSTYLGGPEYQTYIAGLYAYQADPINNPYPNFAEPPQLDPGSGWQFDANVGFEYKPSEPLRISMDYTKSRLTRNDNKKTAYDTNIFTVRSTYQFTRFIYVKARWDYDTLNSNASGQFLFGWNPNPGTAFYVGYNDNFNYKGYSPFTGQFEPGFERNSRTFFLRASYLFRKSF
- a CDS encoding DUF4097 family beta strand repeat protein, producing MSWIFTIIFSGLLFSSNGSTTNVPAPDQAGPESPANATRQDETERFEQTYPLSANGQVRVSNVNGSIVAEAWDRDEFKLVALKTANSKERLSEVEIKVDAKPDSITIETKYDSWKQKGGERWKNSDKLVVDYQLMIPRGAVLNEIETVNGSVTVSDFVNITKVSAVNGTVKATNLRGTAELSTVNGEVDADFTTLDAGSRISLETVNGRANLRIPSDASATIRAESLNGNISNDFGLPVNKGKYVGRDLYGKIGSGDVKVKMSSVNGDLKVSRQNDGRTSSPATNLLMEKDKDDESWDSDANRAIGMPRVNTAKVNKEIGKAIKDSAKVSKAALEEARIEMEKARPEIEQAITEAMKSADVQNELRRNLDRAGAILTGMSDASFERSVPKVEKKSETFKVKGTPKLIVDVRGASVKITGWDRDEIKYSISQLSSARSRKLLDISERHDDSGLELTVRDLNEAVNESWPFEGGLTRSIVEIFVPRKAAIKLSTDGEIRLEGINGEIDLKGDEQSINVRDVEGKLHFSNTSGSVRVIGFKGELTAETKDGDLNLEGSFDKLTARGDSGSITVTLSDASNADIDAKSPEIKLQGLLATTLSSSESSKRLRIGSGGPTYTVTTDGAIILRNSNELRAAR